In a genomic window of Rhododendron vialii isolate Sample 1 chromosome 12a, ASM3025357v1:
- the LOC131310325 gene encoding ubiquitin-conjugating enzyme E2 7-like: MASPSQASLLLQKQLKGLCKQPVDGFSAGLVDESNLFKWSVVITGPPDTLYEGGFFNAVMTFPSDYPNSPPAVRFTSEVWHPNVYSDGNVCISTLHPPGDDPNGYELASERWTPVHMVESIVLSIISMLSSPNDESPANVEAAKEWRERRGDFRKKVSRCVRKSQEML, encoded by the coding sequence atgGCTTCTCCGTCACAAGCAAGCCTTCTCCTCCAGAAACAGCTCAAAGGTCTCTGTAAACAACCCGTCGATGGTTTTTCCGCTGGTTTGGTTGATGAAAGCAATTTATTCAAATGGAGTGTCGTGATTACCGGACCCCCTGATACTTTATACGAGGGAGGATTCTTCAATGCGGTCATGACCTTCCCATCCGATTACCCCAACAGCCCTCCTGCAGTGAGGTTTACCTCAGAGGTATGGCATCCAAATGTGTACTCTGATGGAAATGTTTGCATCTCAACTCTTCATCCACCCGGTGACGACCCGAATGGCTACGAACTTGCAAGCGAGCGTTGGACACCGGTTCATATGGTGGAGAGCATAGTTTTGAGCATCATATCAATGCTTTCAAGTCCAAACGACGAGTCTCCTGCAAATGTGGAAGCTGCAAAAGAATGGAGAGAAAGAAGGGGCGATTTCAGGAAGAAAGTCAGTCGATGCGTTAGAAAGTCGCAAGAGATGTTGTGA